A DNA window from Roseovarius sp. Pro17 contains the following coding sequences:
- a CDS encoding glutamate--cysteine ligase has translation MSIPQSGGGPIEHYSQLADYLEDGNKPKEDWRIGTEHEKFGYCKDTHQPIPYRGERSVLAVLEGLRDAHGWSPVTEDGNLIGLEKDGANVSLEPGGQLELSGAPLETIHGTCDEVNVHLREVKDVADRVGVGIIGLGAAPEWKHEDMPLMPKGRYKLMDAYMQKVGTMGRVMMRRTCTVQVNLDFASEADMVQKFRVALALQPVATALFANSPFFEGKTNGHKSWRSRVWRDLDADRTGMLPFVFEDGMGFDRYVDYALDVPMYFVYRDGKYIDALGMSFRDFMRGELPALPGEVATLSDWADHLTTTFPEARIKKFMEMRGADGGPWRRLCALPAFWTGILYDQSSLDAAWDLVKHWTPEQREALRVAASVDALQAKVDGIDMHEIARQAVDISGAGLRARARPGAEGLIPDETHFLNALRESIESGQTPADELLARYNGEWNGDLSRIYGEYSY, from the coding sequence ATGTCCATTCCCCAGTCCGGCGGCGGGCCGATCGAACACTACAGCCAATTGGCCGACTACCTTGAGGACGGCAACAAGCCCAAGGAAGACTGGCGCATCGGCACCGAGCACGAGAAGTTCGGCTATTGCAAGGACACGCATCAGCCCATCCCCTATCGCGGAGAGCGCAGCGTTCTGGCCGTTCTTGAGGGGCTGCGCGATGCCCATGGCTGGTCGCCCGTCACTGAGGATGGCAATCTGATCGGGCTGGAAAAAGACGGCGCGAATGTCTCGCTCGAACCGGGCGGCCAGTTGGAGTTGTCAGGCGCTCCGCTGGAGACGATCCACGGCACCTGCGACGAGGTCAACGTGCATCTGCGCGAGGTCAAGGATGTGGCCGACCGTGTCGGCGTAGGCATTATCGGGCTGGGCGCGGCGCCCGAATGGAAGCATGAGGACATGCCCCTGATGCCCAAGGGCCGCTACAAGCTGATGGATGCCTACATGCAAAAGGTCGGCACGATGGGCCGGGTCATGATGCGCCGTACCTGCACGGTACAGGTCAATCTGGACTTTGCGTCCGAGGCCGACATGGTTCAAAAATTCCGCGTGGCGCTGGCGCTTCAACCGGTCGCAACCGCCCTCTTCGCCAACTCGCCATTTTTCGAGGGCAAAACGAACGGCCATAAATCGTGGCGCAGCCGCGTCTGGCGCGATCTGGACGCCGATCGCACAGGGATGCTGCCCTTCGTCTTTGAGGACGGCATGGGGTTCGATCGATATGTCGACTACGCCCTCGATGTGCCGATGTACTTTGTTTACCGCGACGGCAAATATATCGATGCGCTGGGTATGTCCTTTCGCGACTTCATGCGCGGTGAGTTGCCCGCACTGCCGGGCGAGGTTGCGACTCTGTCGGACTGGGCCGATCACCTCACAACGACCTTCCCCGAGGCACGTATTAAGAAATTCATGGAGATGCGCGGTGCAGATGGCGGCCCGTGGCGACGCCTGTGTGCGTTGCCCGCCTTCTGGACCGGTATCTTGTATGATCAAAGCAGCCTTGATGCCGCTTGGGATCTGGTCAAGCATTGGACGCCTGAGCAACGCGAGGCGCTGCGCGTCGCTGCCAGCGTCGATGCGCTTCAGGCCAAGGTTGATGGTATCGACATGCACGAAATCGCGCGGCAGGCGGTGGACATCTCGGGGGCTGGTCTGCGCGCCCGCGCCCGTCCCGGCGCCGAAGGCCTGATCCCCGATGAAACGCATTTCCTGAATGCCCTGCGCGAGAGCATCGAGTCGGGCCAGACCCCGGCCGACGAGCTACTGGCGCGCTATAATGGCGAATGGAACGGCGATCTCAGCCGGATCTACGGCGAATATTCCTACTGA
- a CDS encoding flavin reductase family protein: MTIKDTRALRDAFGRFATGVTVLTTREADGTPRGFTANSFSSVSLDPPLVLVCIGDNAHSGPAFRAAPHFAVNILSADQKGTANLFASRSEDKFGQTDWYAGAHDVPLLPGALATLVCAQHQLVMAGDHVILIGEVLQTDMRDGPALGYHRGNYFSVPH, translated from the coding sequence ATGACCATAAAAGATACCCGCGCCCTGCGTGATGCATTTGGCCGGTTTGCCACCGGCGTAACGGTGCTGACCACGCGTGAGGCGGATGGCACGCCGCGTGGGTTCACCGCCAATTCCTTTAGCTCGGTATCGCTCGATCCGCCGCTGGTTCTGGTTTGCATCGGGGATAACGCACATAGCGGCCCGGCCTTTCGCGCGGCGCCGCATTTTGCGGTGAACATCCTCAGTGCCGATCAGAAGGGAACCGCCAACCTTTTCGCTTCGCGCAGCGAGGACAAGTTCGGTCAGACAGATTGGTATGCGGGCGCGCATGACGTGCCACTCTTGCCCGGCGCGCTGGCGACTCTGGTCTGTGCCCAGCACCAACTGGTCATGGCCGGAGATCACGTCATACTGATCGGCGAGGTGCTACAGACCGACATGCGCGATGGGCCCGCGCTGGGCTACCATCGCGGCAATTACTTTTCGGTCCCGCATTAG
- a CDS encoding TRAP transporter fused permease subunit: protein MTDQDSQIIAEGVDEEPVESNRRIFAGRGYLIVAALSAIYAFFHMAALNGLSISEWTGLEVPFLPTFPMETWNFRIVHIAGALILGFTLYSARGFIDEGKSAARHPLDIIAALAILPALYATWTAFRIANQIAGGVMWNGMTPEFKNLEIYQFGLPLIAATAIGIVVGWLRGRERGQIAIADLLLSLCAIAVAVYLITIYGTLMRNSTGTPFAPIGISLAAVAGTALIMEMTRRVAGLALIVISGIFLIYVFTGDMLPGFLNAPNIQWTRFFSQVYTDAGILGPTTAVSSTYIILFIIFAAFLQASKVGDYFVNFAFAAAGRARGGPAKVAIFASGLMGMINGTSAGNVVATGSLTIPLMKKVGYHKKTAGAVEAAASTGGQIMPPIMGAGAFIMAEITGIPYTDIAIAAIIPAVLYFVSIYFMVDFEAAKLGMRGMREDELPKFRDMIRRVFLFLPIIILIVALFMGYSVIRAGTLATAAAAVVSWFTPYRMGMRSILKAFELAGIMSIQIIAVCACAGIIVGVISLTGVGARFSSVLLGLADASQFLALFFAMCISILLGMGMPTTAAYAVAASVVAPGLVQLGIPQLTAHFFVFYFAVVSAITPPVALASYAAAGISGANPMETSVASFKIGISAFIVPFMFFYNGAILMDGTWFEVIRAGTTAVFGVFLLSSGVQGWFAGGRVAWFIRAGLILAALCMIAGGIITDAVGIALAAVLFVVQRRFRPAPDAQIAVHGSD, encoded by the coding sequence ATGACAGATCAGGACAGTCAGATCATAGCCGAGGGCGTCGACGAGGAACCTGTCGAGAGCAATCGCCGTATTTTTGCGGGGCGTGGCTATCTGATCGTGGCTGCCCTTTCGGCGATATATGCGTTCTTTCACATGGCCGCGTTAAATGGCCTGTCGATCTCCGAATGGACCGGACTCGAGGTGCCGTTCCTGCCGACCTTCCCGATGGAAACCTGGAATTTCCGCATCGTGCATATCGCGGGCGCGCTGATCCTCGGCTTTACGCTATATTCCGCGCGCGGGTTCATCGACGAGGGCAAGAGCGCGGCGCGCCATCCGCTCGATATTATCGCGGCGCTGGCCATTTTGCCCGCGCTTTATGCCACTTGGACTGCCTTCCGCATCGCCAACCAGATCGCTGGCGGTGTGATGTGGAACGGGATGACCCCAGAATTCAAGAACCTCGAGATTTATCAGTTTGGCCTGCCGCTAATTGCGGCTACCGCCATCGGCATCGTGGTCGGCTGGCTGCGGGGCCGCGAGCGCGGGCAAATCGCCATCGCCGATCTGCTGCTGTCGCTTTGCGCCATCGCGGTCGCCGTTTACCTCATCACGATTTACGGCACGCTCATGCGCAACTCGACCGGCACGCCCTTTGCGCCCATCGGCATCAGCCTCGCTGCCGTGGCCGGGACCGCACTGATCATGGAGATGACACGCCGCGTCGCGGGTCTGGCGCTGATCGTGATATCGGGGATATTCCTGATTTATGTCTTTACCGGCGACATGCTGCCCGGCTTTCTCAATGCGCCGAATATTCAATGGACGCGGTTCTTTAGCCAAGTCTACACCGATGCGGGTATCCTCGGGCCAACGACGGCGGTTTCGTCGACCTATATCATCCTCTTTATAATCTTCGCGGCCTTCCTTCAGGCGTCGAAGGTCGGCGACTACTTCGTCAACTTCGCCTTTGCCGCCGCAGGGCGCGCGCGCGGCGGCCCGGCGAAGGTGGCGATTTTCGCCTCTGGCCTCATGGGCATGATCAACGGCACGTCAGCGGGCAACGTGGTCGCGACAGGCTCGCTGACTATCCCATTGATGAAGAAGGTCGGCTATCACAAGAAGACCGCCGGCGCGGTCGAGGCAGCAGCGTCCACCGGCGGGCAGATCATGCCCCCGATCATGGGTGCAGGCGCGTTCATCATGGCCGAGATTACGGGCATCCCCTATACCGACATCGCCATCGCGGCGATCATACCGGCGGTTCTCTACTTCGTGTCGATCTACTTCATGGTCGATTTTGAGGCGGCCAAACTGGGCATGCGCGGAATGCGCGAAGACGAGCTGCCCAAGTTCCGCGACATGATCCGCCGGGTGTTCCTGTTCCTGCCGATCATCATCCTGATCGTGGCGCTCTTTATGGGCTATTCGGTGATCCGGGCGGGCACGCTGGCGACGGCCGCCGCCGCCGTCGTGTCGTGGTTTACGCCCTATCGCATGGGCATGCGCAGCATCTTGAAGGCGTTCGAGCTGGCCGGCATCATGTCGATCCAGATCATCGCGGTCTGCGCCTGTGCAGGCATCATCGTGGGCGTCATCAGCTTGACAGGCGTTGGCGCGCGGTTCTCTTCGGTCCTTCTGGGCCTTGCTGATGCCAGCCAGTTCCTGGCGCTCTTCTTTGCGATGTGCATCTCGATCCTCTTGGGCATGGGGATGCCGACGACGGCGGCCTACGCGGTGGCCGCATCGGTCGTCGCGCCGGGCCTTGTTCAGTTGGGCATTCCTCAACTGACGGCGCATTTCTTTGTCTTTTACTTTGCGGTCGTGTCGGCCATCACGCCGCCTGTGGCGCTGGCCAGCTACGCAGCGGCGGGCATATCGGGCGCCAACCCGATGGAGACGTCGGTGGCGTCGTTCAAGATCGGCATTTCGGCGTTCATCGTGCCGTTCATGTTCTTCTACAACGGCGCGATCTTGATGGACGGAACATGGTTCGAGGTTATCCGCGCAGGAACCACCGCCGTCTTTGGCGTCTTTCTGCTATCTTCGGGCGTGCAGGGCTGGTTTGCGGGCGGGCGCGTGGCGTGGTTCATTCGCGCCGGGCTGATACTGGCGGCGCTGTGCATGATCGCGGGCGGGATTATTACCGACGCGGTCGGGATCGCGCTGGCCGCGGTATTGTTCGTGGTGCAGCGTCGATTCCGGCCTGCACCGGATGCGCAGATCGCGGTGCATGGCAGCGATTGA
- a CDS encoding TAXI family TRAP transporter solute-binding subunit, whose amino-acid sequence MKFTAILASTTIIAAGAVFAQDVDKTDWPTSFTVGTASQGGTYFAYGSGWANLVAEELGLTGGGEVTGGPMQNMALVHTGEAAFGMTTMGPAAESLAGTNPIAPGLEMTQACAMFPMYQTPFSVTALASSGIKSVADIPAGAKIGFGPAGSTSDTYFPRMMDTLGVDYERRNGGWTDLGGQLQDGLLDVIAFAAGVPVPAVSQLEVQTDVNIIEFTEEEQAKLLAEFPVSDFSIKASTYSTLEADARSVSMWNFAIANCDLPDSFVNAAVDVVMSDNARMVGIHKAAGSTLPENWDKNKVLKWHPGAAAWFKENAGADIPDDMIYGN is encoded by the coding sequence ATGAAATTTACAGCAATCCTTGCATCCACCACGATAATCGCCGCAGGCGCGGTCTTTGCGCAGGATGTCGATAAAACGGACTGGCCCACCAGCTTTACCGTCGGAACGGCCAGCCAGGGCGGCACATATTTCGCCTATGGTTCGGGCTGGGCGAACCTCGTGGCCGAAGAGCTGGGCCTGACGGGCGGCGGCGAAGTCACTGGCGGACCGATGCAGAACATGGCGCTGGTGCACACTGGCGAGGCCGCGTTTGGCATGACCACGATGGGACCGGCAGCCGAATCACTGGCAGGCACCAACCCGATCGCACCGGGTCTGGAAATGACGCAGGCCTGCGCCATGTTCCCGATGTATCAGACGCCGTTTTCTGTAACCGCGCTGGCATCCTCGGGTATCAAGAGCGTCGCGGACATTCCCGCTGGTGCCAAGATCGGGTTTGGCCCCGCCGGATCGACGTCCGACACGTATTTCCCGCGCATGATGGATACGCTGGGCGTCGATTATGAGCGGCGCAATGGCGGCTGGACCGATCTGGGTGGCCAGTTGCAGGATGGCCTGCTGGATGTCATCGCCTTCGCCGCAGGCGTGCCGGTGCCCGCTGTCAGCCAGTTGGAGGTGCAGACCGACGTCAACATCATCGAGTTCACCGAAGAAGAGCAGGCCAAGCTGCTGGCAGAATTCCCCGTCTCGGACTTCTCGATCAAGGCCAGCACCTACAGCACGCTTGAGGCTGACGCGCGCTCGGTTTCGATGTGGAACTTTGCCATCGCGAATTGCGACTTGCCCGACTCCTTCGTGAATGCCGCCGTCGATGTTGTCATGTCCGACAACGCACGCATGGTTGGCATTCACAAGGCCGCTGGTTCGACCTTGCCTGAAAACTGGGACAAGAACAAAGTGTTGAAATGGCATCCCGGTGCCGCAGCCTGGTTCAAGGAAAATGCAGGCGCGGACATTCCCGATGACATGATCTACGGCAACTGA
- a CDS encoding S-(hydroxymethyl)glutathione dehydrogenase/class III alcohol dehydrogenase, which translates to MIKSRAAVAWAVNQPLSIEEIDVAPPQAGEVRIRIVASGVCHTDAFTLSGDDPEGLFPVVLGHEGGGIVESIGEGVTSVAVGDHVIPLYTPECGECKFCKSGKTNLCQKIRETQGKGLMPDGTSRFSKDGKPILHYMGCSTFSEYTVLPEISLAKVNPDAPLEEVCLLGCGVTTGMGAVMNTAKVEEGATVAIFGMGGIGLSAVIGATMAKASRIIVIDINESKFDLARKLGATDFINPKDHDKPIQDVIVELTDGGVDYSFECIGNVNVMRSALECCHKGWGESVVIGVAGAGQEICTRPFQLVTGRVWRGSAFGGVKGRSELPDYVERYLKGEFKLNDFITHTMGLEGINEAFDLMHEGKSIRSVIHFDK; encoded by the coding sequence GTGATCAAATCCAGAGCGGCTGTCGCCTGGGCGGTTAACCAGCCGCTCTCGATCGAAGAGATTGACGTGGCGCCGCCGCAGGCTGGCGAAGTGCGCATTCGCATCGTCGCCTCGGGCGTGTGCCACACCGATGCGTTCACGCTGTCGGGTGACGATCCCGAGGGGCTGTTCCCGGTTGTTCTGGGCCATGAGGGCGGCGGTATCGTCGAATCCATCGGCGAAGGCGTGACCAGCGTTGCCGTCGGCGATCACGTGATCCCGCTCTACACGCCCGAATGCGGGGAATGTAAGTTCTGCAAATCCGGCAAGACCAACCTTTGCCAGAAGATCCGCGAAACGCAAGGCAAGGGCCTGATGCCCGACGGCACCAGCCGGTTTTCCAAGGACGGCAAGCCGATCCTGCACTACATGGGCTGCTCGACTTTTTCCGAATATACCGTGCTGCCGGAGATTTCGCTGGCCAAGGTCAATCCCGACGCCCCGCTGGAAGAAGTCTGCCTGCTGGGCTGCGGCGTCACCACCGGCATGGGCGCGGTGATGAACACCGCCAAGGTCGAGGAAGGCGCGACCGTCGCGATCTTTGGCATGGGCGGCATCGGCCTCTCGGCCGTGATCGGCGCGACGATGGCCAAGGCCAGCCGGATCATCGTGATCGACATCAACGAGAGCAAGTTCGATCTGGCCCGCAAACTGGGCGCGACCGATTTCATCAACCCCAAGGACCACGACAAGCCGATTCAGGATGTGATCGTGGAACTGACCGACGGCGGTGTTGATTACTCGTTTGAGTGTATCGGCAACGTCAATGTCATGCGCTCGGCGCTGGAATGCTGCCACAAGGGCTGGGGTGAATCCGTGGTCATCGGTGTCGCCGGCGCGGGTCAGGAAATCTGCACCCGTCCGTTCCAGCTGGTCACCGGCCGGGTCTGGCGCGGGTCTGCCTTTGGCGGCGTCAAGGGCCGGTCGGAACTGCCCGACTATGTCGAGCGCTACCTCAAGGGCGAATTCAAGCTGAACGATTTCATCACTCACACCATGGGTCTTGAGGGCATCAACGAGGCGTTCGATCTGATGCACGAAGGCAAAAGCATCCGCAGCGTCATTCACTTCGATAAGTAA
- a CDS encoding aldehyde dehydrogenase family protein yields MEHLGKFYIDGKWVAPESARKFPVLNPATQEQIGEIALGSEADLNKAVAAAKKAFQTYGRTTQAERLKLLERMMEASRERFEDLAQAISREMGAPITMSREAQADAAIGHLQGFIDAMKKQELRETLDNGDIVVREPIGVCGLITPWNWPINQIALKVIPALATGCTCILKPSEHTPLSAMIYAEIIDAAGFPAGAFNLVHGDGETVGRAMSQHPDIDMISFTGSTRAGRSITRDAAETIKRVTLELGGKSPNLVFADADMEPRVTASVQECMYNTGQSCDAPTRLIVERSCYDEVCEIARQVGEAIEVGDPTKEGDHIGPLFDQIQYDRVQAMIEAGINEGATLLVGGTGKPDGRNTGWFCRPTIFSDVRNDMRIAQEEIFGPVLVIIPFEGEEQGIEIANDTPYGLAAYLQTGDPDRAERVAAQLRAGAVHINGGGFNYGSPFGGYKQSGNGREGGLFGLEDYQEIKTLHFG; encoded by the coding sequence ATGGAACATCTGGGTAAATTCTACATCGACGGCAAATGGGTCGCCCCGGAATCGGCTCGTAAATTTCCCGTCCTGAATCCCGCGACCCAAGAGCAGATCGGCGAAATCGCACTCGGCAGTGAGGCCGACCTTAACAAGGCCGTCGCCGCCGCGAAAAAGGCATTCCAGACCTATGGCCGCACCACGCAAGCCGAGCGGCTGAAGCTGCTTGAGCGGATGATGGAGGCCAGTCGCGAACGGTTCGAGGATCTGGCGCAGGCGATTAGTCGCGAAATGGGCGCGCCGATCACGATGTCTCGCGAGGCGCAAGCGGACGCGGCCATTGGCCACCTGCAAGGTTTTATCGACGCGATGAAGAAACAGGAATTGCGCGAGACGCTGGACAACGGCGATATTGTGGTGCGCGAACCTATCGGTGTTTGCGGGCTGATCACGCCGTGGAACTGGCCGATCAACCAGATCGCGCTCAAGGTCATTCCGGCGCTGGCGACGGGTTGCACCTGTATACTGAAACCGTCCGAGCATACGCCGCTGTCGGCCATGATCTACGCTGAGATCATTGATGCCGCGGGCTTCCCTGCTGGCGCGTTCAACCTCGTCCATGGCGATGGCGAGACGGTCGGACGTGCCATGTCGCAGCACCCCGATATCGACATGATTTCATTTACCGGATCGACCCGCGCGGGCCGCAGCATCACCCGTGACGCTGCCGAGACGATCAAGCGCGTCACGCTAGAGCTAGGGGGCAAGTCGCCCAACCTCGTCTTTGCCGACGCGGATATGGAGCCGCGCGTGACGGCGTCGGTGCAGGAATGCATGTATAACACTGGCCAATCCTGCGACGCGCCCACGCGCCTGATCGTCGAGCGGTCCTGCTATGATGAAGTCTGCGAGATCGCGCGCCAGGTCGGCGAGGCCATAGAGGTGGGCGATCCGACCAAAGAGGGCGATCACATCGGCCCGCTGTTCGATCAGATCCAGTATGACCGTGTGCAGGCCATGATCGAGGCAGGCATCAACGAGGGCGCGACCCTTTTGGTCGGAGGCACAGGCAAGCCTGATGGGCGCAATACCGGCTGGTTCTGCCGCCCAACGATCTTTTCCGACGTGCGAAATGACATGCGTATCGCGCAGGAGGAGATCTTTGGCCCCGTGCTGGTAATCATCCCTTTCGAGGGAGAAGAGCAGGGCATCGAGATTGCCAATGACACGCCCTACGGCCTTGCCGCCTACCTGCAAACCGGCGATCCCGACCGGGCCGAGCGTGTGGCCGCGCAGCTACGCGCTGGGGCCGTGCATATCAATGGCGGCGGCTTCAACTACGGCTCGCCCTTTGGCGGGTACAAGCAGTCGGGCAATGGCCGCGAGGGCGGATTGTTCGGGCTGGAAGACTATCAGGAGATCAAGACGCTGCACTTTGGCTAA
- a CDS encoding carboxymuconolactone decarboxylase family protein — protein MTQSPFVPLSDAEWPTQISDLRDDFAGALNVYRTMAHHPDLLRAWAPLRQHIVKDNQLGPIRTEVVILRTAVRLGSEYEWAHHVSRSRALDMDDARIAAIREMPDGEDGLIVRAVDALIDNRHLTLEQEAELAAIIGGKAVIDLIATVGFYSILGYLLLTYQTPLDARIDAEMMRNPLSL, from the coding sequence ATGACCCAGTCGCCTTTTGTACCTTTGTCTGATGCTGAATGGCCCACGCAGATTTCCGATTTGCGCGACGATTTTGCAGGGGCGCTGAACGTGTATCGCACGATGGCACACCACCCAGATCTGCTGCGGGCTTGGGCCCCGCTGCGCCAGCATATAGTGAAAGACAATCAACTCGGCCCCATTCGCACAGAAGTGGTAATCCTGCGCACTGCGGTCCGTCTTGGATCGGAATATGAATGGGCACATCACGTGAGCCGGTCTCGCGCATTGGACATGGACGATGCGCGGATAGCGGCGATCCGCGAAATGCCCGATGGTGAAGATGGCTTGATCGTGCGAGCGGTAGATGCCCTGATCGACAACAGACATTTGACGCTGGAACAGGAAGCAGAACTGGCAGCCATTATTGGAGGCAAGGCAGTGATTGACCTGATTGCTACCGTCGGATTCTACTCAATCCTGGGTTATCTGCTTCTGACCTATCAGACGCCGCTCGATGCTCGCATCGACGCAGAGATGATGCGCAATCCTCTAAGTCTGTGA
- a CDS encoding DUF2793 domain-containing protein: MSDTTARLSLPLIAPSQAQKHVTHNEALRILDGITQMVLAGVDVNTPPESPEAGEVYAIGAAPTDAWAGQAGKLAQWSGGWIFVTPQEGWRAWDGAAARDLVFQGGVWHAPTSNLQNITGIGINASSDATNALSVAAEATLLSHAGAGHQLKINKAEASDTASLLYQTGFSGRAEMGLVGTDDFAIKVSADGANWTEALKVDATTGLLSGAAVQADVSDTAPGRLVTTEGALTAGLNGFGGYYSAAANVDIDAAAAGFAGLVSDDNPGTWPQSPNGSLVMIRTRRLDTGQAVKQTAEYGHAATGMPGDLRRYERIRNDAGTQWSDWNADYKGITLLGTVTQTGGIPTGAVIERGTGGGGDYVRFADGTQFCTLKIAMGNITKNGNGTAANPYRTDNVDGNWPAPFAVEPVVSTQAVPPFDNFSIGQSFAIANIRRVTAGSYFDAALLSAGRSKSHGSQLRFDTDGDWSLVLNRVVPVHRVHRRVCNALRYAGPGKAAFRSVRRAAYSPASARICRSVRALASNARCAAPSWPLRTAFRNGPAGAGAAQTCARKDRGRARRRRAAAVSVSAAVSGGASARASPTQCRARASRSARSAL; the protein is encoded by the coding sequence ATGTCCGATACGACCGCCCGCCTGAGCCTGCCGTTAATCGCCCCGTCTCAAGCCCAGAAGCACGTCACCCACAATGAGGCGCTACGCATTCTGGACGGGATCACCCAAATGGTTCTGGCCGGGGTGGACGTCAACACGCCGCCCGAAAGCCCCGAGGCGGGCGAAGTGTATGCCATAGGCGCCGCGCCCACGGATGCTTGGGCCGGGCAAGCAGGCAAGCTGGCGCAATGGTCCGGGGGTTGGATCTTTGTCACGCCGCAGGAGGGCTGGCGCGCCTGGGACGGGGCGGCGGCGCGCGATCTCGTCTTTCAAGGCGGTGTCTGGCACGCACCGACCTCGAATCTGCAAAACATCACCGGTATCGGGATCAATGCCAGCTCTGATGCCACCAATGCGCTGTCGGTTGCAGCAGAGGCCACCTTGCTGAGCCATGCTGGCGCGGGCCACCAGCTAAAGATTAACAAGGCTGAAGCAAGCGATACGGCGTCGCTGCTCTATCAAACCGGATTTTCGGGGCGCGCGGAAATGGGGCTGGTTGGAACGGATGATTTTGCGATCAAGGTCTCGGCCGATGGCGCCAACTGGACCGAAGCGCTGAAGGTCGACGCCACCACCGGGCTGCTGAGCGGCGCAGCCGTGCAGGCGGATGTGTCCGACACCGCGCCCGGGCGCCTCGTGACGACCGAAGGTGCGCTGACGGCCGGGCTGAACGGGTTCGGCGGCTACTATAGCGCCGCTGCCAATGTGGATATCGATGCGGCCGCCGCCGGCTTTGCCGGGCTGGTCAGCGATGACAACCCCGGAACTTGGCCGCAGAGCCCTAATGGCAGTCTTGTCATGATCCGGACCCGGCGGCTTGATACCGGGCAGGCGGTGAAACAGACGGCTGAATATGGCCACGCTGCCACTGGCATGCCGGGCGATCTGCGTCGTTATGAGCGTATTCGCAACGACGCCGGCACGCAGTGGTCGGACTGGAACGCGGATTACAAAGGGATAACATTGCTGGGCACGGTCACCCAGACGGGCGGCATTCCGACGGGGGCGGTGATCGAACGGGGCACAGGCGGCGGCGGAGACTATGTACGCTTTGCCGATGGCACCCAATTCTGCACCCTCAAGATCGCGATGGGCAATATCACGAAAAACGGTAACGGCACGGCCGCCAACCCCTATCGAACCGATAATGTTGACGGAAACTGGCCCGCACCTTTTGCGGTAGAACCTGTCGTGAGCACGCAAGCAGTGCCACCGTTCGACAACTTCTCGATCGGGCAGTCGTTTGCCATTGCGAATATCCGCCGCGTTACAGCGGGCAGCTATTTCGATGCGGCGCTGCTTAGCGCCGGCAGGTCAAAGTCACACGGCAGTCAACTTCGATTTGACACTGACGGCGATTGGTCGCTGGTTCTAAATCGCGTCGTCCCGGTTCATCGCGTCCACAGACGCGTGTGCAATGCCCTCAGATACGCGGGACCGGGCAAGGCGGCGTTCAGATCGGTGCGCAGGGCGGCGTATTCACCGGCCAGCGCGCGCATATGCAGATCGGTGCGGGCGCTGGCCAGTAATGCCAGATGCGCCGCACCATCCTGGCCGTTGCGAACGGCGTTCAGGAACGGCCCTGCCGGCGCCGGTGCCGCGCAGACCTGCGCGCGCAAGGATCGGGGCAGAGCGCGCAGGAGGCGCGCGGCGGCGGTGAGCGTGTCGGCCGCCGTTTCTGGCGGGGCGAGTGCCAGAGCATCGCCCACCCAGTGCAGGGCGCGAGCCAGCCGGTCGGCGCGTTCCGCCTTGTGA